Proteins co-encoded in one Ananas comosus cultivar F153 linkage group 15, ASM154086v1, whole genome shotgun sequence genomic window:
- the LOC109721123 gene encoding probable pyridoxal 5'-phosphate synthase subunit PDX1.1: protein MSDSGVVTVYGNGAALLEPAKKSSTFSVKVGLAQMLRGGVIMDVVNAEQARIAEEAGACAVMALERVPADIRAQGGVARMSDPALIKEIKRAVTIPVMAKARIGHFVEAQILEAIGVDYVDESEVLTPADDAHHINKHNFRAPFVCGCRDLGEALRRIREGAAMIRTKGEAGTGNIVEAVRHVRSVMGDIRSLRNMDDDEVFAFAKRIAAPYDLVMQTKQLGRLPVVHFAAGGVATPADAALMMQLGCDGVFVGSGIFKSGDPARRARAIVQAVTHYSDPEILADVSAGLGEAMVGINLNDSKVERFAARSE from the coding sequence ATGTCGGACAGCGGCGTGGTGACGGTGTACGGGAACGGGGCGGCGCTGCTGGAGCCGGCGAAGAAGTCGTCGACGTTCTCGGTGAAGGTGGGGCTGGCCCAGATGCTGCGCGGCGGGGTGATCATGGACGTGGTCAACGCGGAGCAGGCTCGGATCGCCGAGGAGGCCGGGGCCTGCGCCGTCATGGCCCTGGAGCGCGTGCCCGCCGACATCCGGGCGCAGGGCGGCGTGGCCCGCATGAGCGACCCTGCCCTCATCAAGGAGATCAAGCGGGCCGTGACCATCCCCGTAATGGCCAAGGCCCGCATCGGCCACTTCGTCGAGGCCCAGATCCTGGAGGCCATCGGGGTCGACTACGTGGACGAGAGCGAGGTGCTGACCCCGGCCGACGACGCCCACCACATCAACAAGCACAACTTCAGGGCGCCCTTCGTGTGCGGCTGCCGCGACCTCGGCGAGGCCCTGCGCAGGATCCGCGAGGGGGCCGCCATGATCCGCACCAAGGGCGAGGCCGGCACCGGGAACATCGTCGAGGCCGTGCGCCACGTGCGCTCCGTCATGGGCGACATTCGCTCCCTCCGCAACATGGACGACGACGAGGTCTTCGCCTTCGCCAAGCGCATCGCCGCCCCCTACGACCTCGTCATGCAGACCAAGCAGCTCGGCAGGCTCCCCGTCGTCCACTTCGCCGCCGGAGGGGTCGCCACCCCGGCCGACGCCGCCCTCATGATGCAGCTCGGCTGCGACGGCGTCTTCGTTGGATCCGGCATCTTCAAGAGCGGCGACCCCGCCCGCAGGGCCAGGGCCATCGTCCAGGCTGTCACCCACTACAGCGACCCTGAGATCCTGGCCGACGTCAGCGCCGGCCTCGGGGAGGCCATGGTCGGCATCAATCTCAACGACTCCAAGGTCGAGAGGTTTGCCGCCCGCTCCGAGTAG